The Candidatus Binataceae bacterium region GGCTGAGGCTGAGTTGCGGGCTGCCCGCCGCCTCTACGCCGATCAACTTCGCGCGCGGCGCGCGCGCGGCAAGCGCGATTGCTATCCCGGCGAGGAGGCCGCCGCCTCCCACCGGCACCAGCACGAAGTCGGGCGTGAGTTCGTCCGCGATCTCAAGGCCGACCGTGCCCTGGCCTGCGATCACGAACGGATCGTCGTAGGCGTCGACGAACAGCGCGCCCGTGCGCGCGCAGATTTCCCCGGCCGTGCGGCGGGCCTCGAGGTAGTCGATGCCGGCGAGCTCGACGGTCTGGCCGTAGCTCCGCGTGGCGTCGATCTTGGCGATCGCGGCCGTCGTCGGCATCACGATCGTCGCGCGCACGCCCGCGCGCGAGGCCGCCCAGGCGAGCGCCTGGCCGTGATTGCCGGCCGACGCCGCGACCGCGCCGCGCGCGGCCTCGGCGGGCGCCAGCGACGCGACGCGGTTATACGCGCCGCGAATCTTGAACGAGCCGGTCTTCTGCAGGTTCTCGGGCTTGAGGTAAACCTCCGCGCCGGTCATCCGCGAGAGCGTCTCGCTGCGGATGAGCGGGGTCGGTTTGACGATTCCCGCAAGGCGCGCGCGCGCACGTTCGAGGTCTTCGATGGTGACGCTTTCGGGGCTCGCCGCGCTCATTGGTTTTGCCATCCGCGCCGCCCGCGGGCCGCGCTCAAGTCCGATGCTGGTGCGGCGTGAAGCGGCGCTCGCGCGAAGGGCCGAAGGAACTCCCGTCGAATTCGACCTGCACGCATTCGCCGGTGCGCCAATCGAGATCGAGCAGCAGGTGGCGCACGGCGCGCCGTTTAACCGCCTCGATCAGCGAGGCGACCTGCGCCTGGTCGGCGGGATCGATCGCGGCGGTCTCGGCGGCGTCGAGATGACTTGCGGCCACGAACTCGCGCGCGCGGGCTTCGCTGGAAAATCCGAGCACGCCGGCCCAGTGCGTGCCTTGTTCCTGATAGACGATCAGCGCGCCCGAGGCGTCGAGCAACAGGTGCAATTCCTTTGCGGCGAGCGCACTCAAGCCGTCTCGATCCTGAGGCGGCCGGCGCGCAGCGCCTCGGCGCGCTCGTGCACCAGCGCGGGATAGGTGTAGTAATGGCCGCCGCTTAGGCGCAGGAACGATGCGACGTCGACCTCATCAAGGCGCATCGCCGCGATTTCCTCCTCGGCCGCGGTGCGGCTCGGGGCCTTCAAAATCGCGTCGTAGATCGCGCGCGCCTGCGCCGAGAGAAAATCGTCGCGGGGCGGCAGGGCCGCGGGCGAAAGTTTGCCGGCGTGGAAATTGTCCAGGATGTAACGCAGCGCCTTGAGTTCGTGGCGCAGCACGTCGATTTGCTTCAAAGTCTTGTCGGGCATCACCCGCAAGCTTATCGCCGGGGCGCGGGTCAGTTCAAATGCAGCGTGGAGAGCGGCCCTGGCCCTGCGGAACGGGCTAATTGCGGGTCAGGCGATGGACCATACCGAGATGGCGCAGCGCGTCGCGCTTGCGGCCCATCGCCTCGTACAACTCGGCCAGGTTGCGATGCGCGGCGAGCGAGAGCGGATCGCATTCGGTCGCGCGCAAGAAGCTCCCGAGCGCATTCTGCTGGTCCTCGCGGCGGCGGTAGAGCAATCCCAGCCGGATATGGACGTCGGCGTTGGTGGGAGTGATCGCCGCCGCGCCGAGCAGCGCGCGCAGCGCGCCGGAGAGGTCGCCTTCGCGCTCGAGCAGATCGGCAAGGTCGATATGCGCTTGGTAGTTTCCCGGCTCGCGGCCCAAAAGTTCGCTGTAGAGCGTGAGTGCGCGCAGCGGATCGCTCTCCGCCAGTTTGCGCGCCTCCTCGAAGCGCTCGCGCACGCGAGCGGGACCGAAGCGCTCCTCGACTTTGCCGGGCGGCGGCGGCGCCTCGAAGTTGAGCAGGACCTGCCCGCTCATCGCCTCGACCATCACGTTGCCGTCGCGCACCACGATCTGGCCCTCATAGTTGGCGAGCCTGAGCGAGGTAACCGGCCTTGCCGGCCCGAACATCCCGCGCACACGCTCGAGGCATCGGCGCACCGGGTCGAGATGATGGCGCGTCGGGAGCAACTCTTTGGCGAGCCGCATCACCAGCAGATCGTCGAAGCCGAAGCGCATCTGGCGGCCGCCCT contains the following coding sequences:
- the ilvA gene encoding threonine ammonia-lyase, producing MAKPMSAASPESVTIEDLERARARLAGIVKPTPLIRSETLSRMTGAEVYLKPENLQKTGSFKIRGAYNRVASLAPAEAARGAVAASAGNHGQALAWAASRAGVRATIVMPTTAAIAKIDATRSYGQTVELAGIDYLEARRTAGEICARTGALFVDAYDDPFVIAGQGTVGLEIADELTPDFVLVPVGGGGLLAGIAIALAARAPRAKLIGVEAAGSPQLSLSLERGAPCTVPTAVDTIADGLATGRVGRLPFEIVRNRLDRVVTVDDFEIGEAVLLVLERMKLLAEGAGAAALAGALKLGAALAGRRMAIVVSGGNIDVNLLDRIIGHGLAKAGRLMRLTVEMRDRPGELQRLLAAITEQGANVRAIQHDRTRRDVRIGGARVTLELETRGHAHIERIREALAASGHNLLIEE
- a CDS encoding tetratricopeptide repeat protein, with the protein product MLDEAAAKRAHTFSTRAAARILAISPDRIRYWVRRSLVRPFKGGRQMRFGFDDLLVMRLAKELLPTRHHLDPVRRCLERVRGMFGPARPVTSLRLANYEGQIVVRDGNVMVEAMSGQVLLNFEAPPPPGKVEERFGPARVRERFEEARKLAESDPLRALTLYSELLGREPGNYQAHIDLADLLEREGDLSGALRALLGAAAITPTNADVHIRLGLLYRRREDQQNALGSFLRATECDPLSLAAHRNLAELYEAMGRKRDALRHLGMVHRLTRN